The following proteins are encoded in a genomic region of Garra rufa chromosome 22, GarRuf1.0, whole genome shotgun sequence:
- the prr12a gene encoding proline-rich protein 12 isoform X1, with product MDRNYPGAGFGDLGAGAGWSYERSAKASLVYGSTRSSHPESELLHRQAYATPHPLQGYATNHHPGGSGQGGAWGAAGRSLGLSGLFDAGLHHASPSGPDPSVMNLISALESRGPQPPPSASSLLSQFRTPSWQTAMHTPAPAELFISGALPGSGSFPSSSALSAYQHPASFSGRSFPGVTPSLSLQDTPTFSPTSNGLLSPHDPLLHIKTPSQSSLGFDRLLSSQGAAAAYRGSHDPTGGGVTSAQASSAASVSARHLPSHQFNLLSSQLQDQSSQLYSASVFSSTPAPPQPTSQERTVPRQDSVIKHYQRPSPAQAPSSTPHPLQHYLSCGVSGYQQATHTRHAGLSCSPLGEHSPSSDHKPSPRTEQYRPIIQPSYGSSSSSSSGGAGKGTKSSSSSGYSSSGSASSSRTPHTPPSASSASSSSSSSSSSSASASARQSNSIPTSTSASASSRQQPPTQTVPPPPQSHSQPPQSSSNSTQQTLPKSCLSGYGSPVAPVKSSSGLTGQTPPQPQPQSFSPSQPPPSHLSQSYGGFSSPQTHDLPSARTSGVAKGYGNLGSQSFSAESVYGTDSGYGSLPPSLGGAGSPSMGYGASGHSPALLRSGASGGTTGGSSSGGSTGTGGSGSVGGGGGGGSYHIPDSSPSPSGNSGIIRPGLHSPAPSRPAQSPVGTGSNKYLSSVLSPSFLPSPQGYPDTRGPRSQPYHPSAPPKTKSDNSMLGVTESRSQQDDDVDDDFLIQHLLQAQSPAPQASHHHPPQSHHSSQPTQQPPVIPAQDGNKGLAYEMSKSSEERYHLQSVIRTHSATSNVAVSGTGSGAGLDSQLEMSLKKQQQQQQQQQQQQHQQQQHQQQQQQQQHKQQHQQQPQQKSNRTVSDGGRGSSDQTHSLPHHHHDSLGSVVHYGRGDPYSQHSISQHSSSHHQHTPHTPTHPHLHSHPHMDLQKKPQDSGDMAYMRKTPDLQQHHHQHQQAHQQQTQHHQSHPQQHQQQPQQQQRHSQSQSLMDSPTDQSRQPPHLLQSVLSHTRSKIDSQQQQHSVSQQALMEATGGAETHSQPQTSQLQLQLQSQALEAAGHYGHSTQQQDQSRPKSNTVSSLDMLEHSLSRTSSQEGAMVDERTGGEGSRGNSGAATAGSVERRQSQEQQRLSSHHTTQHHASELHSYLPEPDMSLSTASHGHHLSHHHHQQQQSSQGPQHPNSHHQHPHPSHANQSHHHLPQQASSAASQQQEQTHPSHTSQIPQPQLDQHQGEPHFDTRNQAVKSNQNQNQSQQSQRFVPLTSICFPDALLPDEDRSFFPGMEDMFCPEEYKSTCSGGTGQGQDGVAPGQAVQEGMEGIKTTPGGGDNSGPSYDMLGHHSDQGYGQYCHDLSEPDNGTMHLDLDSLKTHELPSTVNTEQLGLIQSQPANLGMGTTGTVGEGSGAKMGGTGGSGSGSGGLTSPIFCSSRPKKLLKSSSFHLLKERPDPNSLPKKSYAQEYEFEDDEDKADVPADIRLNSRSRLPDLIPDLVSSCRKSSGVGGGTLSPLMGDLDFGYPSLGPPPQMIPQDGPKKRGRKPTKPKREGPPRPRGRPRIRPLPEPHHSRGMMGEYGTGYVPERGRGRGRGRGRGRRDESVMDMEMANKDPNQMYQQHMQQQMHHQSQQQPQHQEPIKPIKIKLPIGTMSSSDALLRTDSLSGTDPALSDGSLGSAPSLGLSPGTPGVPDMNRPLDKKSKSQELDEKESEKTGFVASFLDFLKSGKRPSGMSTGSADSAGNEDGSPGKSGGIRPLSPQPPPPPAAAAVSGYGDGESDGGLSLGGCPSPCKRLDEELKRNLETLPSFSSDEEDSVGKNQDLQKSISSAISALYDTPQLTSSMQPPSLPPPPPPPPPEPLTPTQQPPALSPQPPLHTHPSSHAHTHSVEHARLQGEEQEDEMEEKEKDLDEVVEQDKEEKEKVPDMELLSVSKIGDSPKEAIEAQAPPSLPPVSPSSPAPSSTSSPSPLPPLPLPSPLPPQEDNPSPSQKSPLQQSSPPLSPVASSVPVLSPLPPPLPVEPALSSSPPSPSPPPVQESIAEPSSPEEPPAPQILPLHLAQKQSGAAIVGETDEDESESGGEGIFRERDEFVVRIEDIRSLKLALQTGREPPPIWRVQKALLQKFSPEIKDGQRQFCATSNYLGYFGDAKKRYQRLYVKFLENINKKDYVRVCSCKPWHRPSVNLRRQSQPLPKLAPPPNNQTPLERTEKEKEKIKEPRESREKNNIRPKEQREKEKVVKTKEKEEKKEKEKEKEKKASPPPPPPQKPEKRAAVTERGKVKEEKRSTAQEKKTERSAKPQPPKVKAEPPPKKRRMWLKEVPSSSDSDSSASADETVSVKAGLNTRAMREMYRSYVEMLVSTALDPDMIQALEDTEDELYLPPMRKIDSLLSEQKRKLLKRVNMNSLHQEALHTFPQITAEPLDSGTVRVRLGGECYNRKTLNRIKKSVPKPQDLKLSTETCRLYSLYHSLHHYKYHTFLHCKKETNTIEQASEDPGQEEVVQQCMANQSWLETLFNSFLELMTLSTKA from the exons ATGGACAGAAATTACCCGGGAGCTGGCTTCGGTGATTTGGGCGCAGGAGCCGGATGGAGCTACGAGAGATCAGCCAAAGCAAG CTTGGTGTATGGCAGCACTAGATCATCGCATCCAGAGTCTGAACTTCTTCATCGCCAGGCCTACGCCACTCCCCATCCCCTGCAGGGTTATGCTACCAATCACCATCCTGGAGGATCTGGCCAGGGTGGGGCTTGGGGTGCAGCTGGAAGGAGCCTGG GCCTGTCTGGACTTTTTGATGCTGGGCTGCACCATGCAAGTCCGTCAGGCCCAGATCCATCGGTTATGAACCTCATATCTGCACTAGAGTCCCGGGGTCCACAGCCACCTCCTTCTGCCTCATCCCTCCTATCTCAGTTTCGCACTCCATCATGGCAGACAG CCATGCACACGCCTGCCCCTGCAGAGCTCTTCATCTCTGGCGCCCTTCCTGGATCTGGATCCTTCCCATCTTCCTCTGCTTTGTCTGCCTATCAACACCCAGCATCATTCTCAGGGCGGTCCTTTCCTGGTGTGACCCCCTCATTgtccttacaggacacacccacTTTCAGCCCCACCTCCAACGGCCTCCTGTCACCCCATGATCCTTTACTCCACATCAAGACTCCTTCTCAGTCAAGTCTGGGTTTTGACCGCCTGTTGTCATCACAGGGTGCAGCTGCGGCTTACCGTGGAAGCCATGATCCAACTGGGGGTGGGGTCACATCTGCTCAAGCCTCCTCCGCAGCTTCAGTTTCTGCCCGCCATTTACCGTCTCATCAGTTCAACTTGTTGTCCTCCCAGCTTCAAGACCAGTCCTCCCAGTTGTACAGTGCCTCTGTGTTTTCCTCCACCCCTGCTCCACCTCAGCCAACATCCCAAGAGCGGACAGTACCAAGACAAGACAGTGTAATTAAACACTACCAACGTCCCTCTCCAGCACAAGCCCCTTCATCCACTCCTCACCCCCTTCAGCACTACCTTAGCTGTGGGGTGTCAGGATATCAGCAAGCCACTCATACTCGCCATGCTGGCCTCTCCTGCAGTCCCCTAGGTGAACACAGTCCTTCCTCAGACCATAAACCTTCCCCCAGGACTGAGCAGTACAGACCGATAATTCAGCCTTCTTATGGCTCCTCATCATCCTCATCTTCTGGTGGGGCTGGAAAGGGGACAAAGAGCAGCTCCAGTAGTGGTTACTCCTCTTCTGGATCTGCATCCTCTTCCAGAACCCCCCACACACCACCCTCTGCTTCTTCTGCTTCATCCTCATCTtcatcctcttcctcctcctctgcATCTGCTAGTGCTCGTCAGTCTAATTCCATTCCAACCTCCACTTCTGCCTCTGCATCCTCTCGGCAACAGCCACCAACCCAAACTGTACCTCCTCCACCTCAGTCACATTCCCAGCCCCCTCAGAGCTCCTCTAACTCCACCCAGCAAACCCTTCCCAAGTCGTGCCTCTCGGGTTATGGATCCCCAGTGGCTCCGGTCAAGTCATCGAGTGGTCTAACGGGCCAGACCCCTCCTCAACCACAACCCCAGTCTTTCTCTCCAAGTCAGCCTCCCCCATCACACCTTTCCCAATCATATGGGGGATTCAGTTCTCCACAGACTCATGATCTTCCTTCAGCTAGGACTTCTGGAGTGGCTAAAGGGTATGGGAATTTGGGAAGTCAGTCGTTTTCAGCAGAATCAGTCTATGGGACTGATTCAGGTTATGGGTCCCTGCCACCATCATTAGGGGGTGCTGGAAGTCCCTCAATGGGTTATGGTGCATCAGGACACTCCCCCGCCCTTCTTAGGTCAGGAGCAAGTGGTGGAACAACCGGTGGTAGTAGTAGTGGAGGCAGTACAGGAACTGGAGGCAGCGGTAGCGTGGGAGGCGGAGGAGGTGGTGGATCTTACCACATCCCTGATTCAAGCCCATCTCCATCTGGCAATTCTGGAATCATCCGCCCTGGTCTGCATTCTCCTGCACCTTCACGACCAGCTCAGTCGCCTGTTGGAACAGGATCTAACAAGTATCTATCTTCTGTTCTCTCGCCGTCATTTCTGCCTTCTCCACAAGGTTACCCAGACACTAGAGGACCTCGATCACAACCCTATCACCCATCTGCTCCTCCCAAAACAAAGTCTGATAACAGCATGCTTGGTGTAACAGAGTCTAGGTCACAACAGGATGATGATGTTGACGATGATTTCCTCATCCAGCACCTTCTTCAAGCCCAGAGCCCTGCCCCTCAAGCATCCCATCACCATCCTCCTCAAAGCCATCATTCCTCACAGCCCACCCAGCAGCCTCCAGTCATTCCAGCTCAGGATGGAAATAAGGGGCTTGCTTATGAGATGAGCAAAAGCTCAGAAGAGAGGTACCACCTTCAAAGTGTTATCCGAACACATAGTGCCACCTCTAATGTTGCCGTCTCTGGCACAGGGAGTGGAGCTGGACTGGACAGTCAATTGGAGATGTCCCtaaagaaacaacaacaacaacaacaacaacaacaacaacaacagcatcaACAGCAACAacatcagcagcagcagcaacagcagcagcataaacaacaacatcaacaacaacCACAGCAGAAAAGCAACAGAACTGTAAGCGATGGAGGACGAGGGAGTTCAGATCAAACACATTCCCTTCCTCACCATCATCATGATTCTCTGGGATCAGTGGTGCATTATGGGCGGGGTGACCCGTATTCCCAACACTCCATTTCTCAACACTCCTCCTCCCACCATCAACACACTCCACATACGCCCACGCATCCACACCTACACTCTCACCCACATATGGATCTTCAGAAAAAGCCTCAAGATTCAGGAGATATGGCTTACATGCGTAAGACACCTGATCTGCAGCAACATCACCATCAGCATCAACAGGCACATCAACAGCAAACTCAACATCATCAGTCCCATccacaacaacatcaacaacaacCGCAGCAGCAACAACGTCACTCCCAGTCACAGTCACTTATGGACTCTCCCACTGACCAGTCTCGCCAACCCCCTCATTTGTTGCAGTCTGTGTTGTCCCACACCCGCAGCAAAATAGACTCTCAGCAACAGCAGCATTCTGTAAGCCAGCAGGCCCTTATGGAAGCCACTGGGGGAGCAGAGACCCATTCCCAACCTCAGACATCCCAGCTCCAACTCCAGCTTCAGTCTCAGGCTTTGGAAGCAGCTGGTCACTATGGTCATAGTACCCAGCAGCAAGACCAGAGCCGCCCTAAGTCTAACACAGTGTCTTCACTAGACATGCTGGAGCATTCCCTCTCTCGGACATCTAGCCAAGAGGGAGCAATGGTGGATGAAAGGACAGGAGGTGAAGGAAGCAGGGGAAATTCTGGAGCAGCAACAGCAGGAAGTGTAGAAAGGCGCCAGTCACAGGAGCAACAAAGACTTTCATCTCACCACACAACGCAGCACCATGCTTCAGAGTTACACTCATATCTTCCTGAGCCAGACATGAGTTTATCAACAGCTTCCCATGGACACCACCTATCCCACCATCACCACCAACAGCAACAATCATCGCAAGGTCCTCAACATCCTAACTCTCACCATCAACACCCTCACCCCTCCCATGCTAATCAGAGCCATCATCATCTTCCTCAACAGGCTTCCTCAGCAGCTTCTCAGCAACAAGAGCAGACTCACCCCTCTCATACTTCCCAGATTCCTCAACCTCAGCTTGACCAGCATCAAGGAGAGCCCCACTTTGACACCAGGAATCAAGCAGTGAAATCAAATCAAAACCAAAATCAAAGCCAACAGAGCCAGAGGTTTGTTCCATTAACATCCATCTGCTTCCCCGATGCTCTTCTCCCAGACGAGGACCGCTCATTCTTTCCTGGAATGGAGGATATGTTCTGCCCAGAGGAGTACAAATCCACTTGCTCAGGAGGAACAGGGCAGGGTCAAGATGGGGTTGCACCTGGCCAAGCAGTGCAGGAAGGAATGGAAGGAATTAAAACAACACCTGGAGGAGGAGATAATTCAGGTCCAAGTTACGACATGCTTGGCCATCATAGTGACCAGGGGTATGGGCAATATTGCCATGATCTTTCAGAACCTGACAATGGAACCATGCATTTGGATCTTGACTCCTTGAAGACTCATGAACTCCCATCCACAGTCAACACAGAGCAGCTTGGACTGATCCAATCTCAACCAGCCAACCTTGGAATGGGGACAACTGGGACAGTAGGGGAAGGATCTGGTGCCAAAATGGGAGGTACTGGGGGATCTGGGTCTGGATCCGGGGGTCTTACGTCTCCCATCTTCTGTTCCTCTCGCCCAAAGAAGCTCCTGAAGTCCAGTTCCTTCCATCTGCTGAAGGAAAGACCTGATCCAAACTCCTTGCCTAAGAAGAGTTATGCACAGGAGTATGAATTTGAAGACGATGAGGATAAGGCGGACGTCCCAGCTGACATTCGCCTCAACAGCCGAAGCCGACTTCCTGATCTCATACCAGACCTTGTGTCCAGTTGTCGCAAATCAAGTGGTGTGGGAGGGGGAACTTTAAGCCCTTTAATGGGTGATCTCGATTTCGGATACCCATCTCTTGGTCCCCCTCCACAGATGATTCCTCAAGATGGACCGAAGAAAAGAGGCAGGAAGCCTACAAAGCCTAAAAGAGAGGGACCTCCAAGGCCACGTGGACGACCCCGTATACGCCCATTGCCGGAACCTCACCACTCGAGGGGTATGATGGGAGAGTATGGAACAGGATATGTTCCTGAAAGAGGCAGAGGCAGAGGAAGAGGCAGAGGCAGAGGTAGACGGGATGAATCTGTGATGGACATGGAGATGGCTAATAAAGACCCAAATCAGATGTATCAACAACACATGCAGCAGCAAATGCATCACCAATCACAGCAGCAGCCACAGCATCAGGAGCCAATCAAACCCATCAAG ATTAAACTTCCTATTGGAACCATGTCATCTTCTGATGCCTTGTTGCGGACAGACTCCTTGTCAGGCACTGATCCGGCTCTCTCAGATGGCTCCCTAGGTTCAGCACCCTCTTTGGGATTGAGCCCTGGCACTCCCGGAGTGCCTGACATGAACAGACCTCTAGACAAGAAGTCCAAATCTCAAGAG CTGGACGAGAAAGAGTCGGAGAAGACTGGCTTTGTAGCCTCATTTTTGGATTTCCTCAAGTCTGGAAAAAGGCCATCAGGAATGTCAACGGGCTCAGCTGACAGCGCTGGAAATGAAGACGGCTCTCCTGGGAAAAGTGGAGGCATTCGCCCATTATCCCCTCAACCGCCACCTCCCCCAGCCGCTGCAGCCGTATCAGGATATGGAGATGGCGAAAGTGATGGAGGACTCTCTTTGGGTGGCTGTCCTAGCCCATGCAAGCGCTTGGATGAAGAGCTGAAAAGAAACCTTGAGACGTTACCCTCCTTCTCATCCGATGAGGAGGACTCCGTTGGAAAGAACCAGGACCTCCAAAAGAGCATCTCCTCTGCAATCTCTGCTCTGTATGACACTCCTCAACTCACCTCCTCAATGCAGCCTCCTTCACTTCCGCCACCCCCTCCTCCACCTCCTCCGGAACCACTGACACCTACACAACAGCCACCAGCCCTCAGCCCTCAACCGCCACTGCATACACACCCGTCCTCACACGCCCACACCCACTCTGTTGAGCATGCTAGATTGCAAGGAGAAGAGCAGGAAGATGAAATGGAGGAAAAAGAGAAGGACCTAGACGAGGTGGTGGAGCAAGACAAGGAGGAGAAAGAGAAAGTCCCAGATATGGAGCTGCTGAGTGTCTCAAAAATTGGAG ACTCACCCAAAGAAGCAATTGAAGCCCAAGCTCCCCCATCTCTCCCACCAGTTTCCCCATCATCCCCTGCTCCCTCCTCCACCTCCTCGCCATCACCGCTTCCTCCCCTCCCCCTTCCCTCTCCTCTCCCTCCACAGGAGGACAATCCTTCCCCCTCTCAGAAATCGCCTCTACAACAGTCCTCACCTCCACTCAGTCCTGTGGCTTCCTCTGTGCCTGTACTCTCTCCTCTACCTCCTCCTCTTCCTGTAGAGCCTGCTCTATCCTCTAGCCCTCCTTCGCCCAGTCCACCTCCGGTACAGGAGTCCATCGCAGAGCCTTCCTCTCCTGAAGAGCCCCCTGCGCCTCAAATTCTACCGTTGCACTTGGCACAGAAGCAGAGCGGTGCTGCCATTGTTGGCGAGACTGATGAGGATGAGAGTGAGAGTGGAGGCGAGGGTATTTTCAGGGAGAGGGATGAGTTTGTAGTGCGGATTGAGGACATCAGGAGTCTGAAG TTGGCCCTGCAGACAGGACGAGAGCCCCCTCCAATTTGGCGTGTACAGAAGGCTCTGTTGCAGAAGTTTTCCCCCGAGATTAAGGATGGCCAGAGACAGTTTTGTGCCACTAGTAAT TATCTGGGTTACTTTGGGGATGCTAAAAAGCGCTACCAGCGGCTGTATGTGAAGTTTCTggaaaacataaacaaaaaagaCTACGTGAGGGTCTGTTCCTGCAAGCCCTGGCACAGACCTTCTGTCAACCTGAG aagacAGTCTCAACCACTCCCGAAGTTAGCGCCACCTCCAAACAACCAGACTCCTTTAGAGAGGactgagaaagaaaaagagaagatTAAGGAGCCGCGTGAAAGCCGAGAGAAGAACAACATTCGGCCAAAGGAACAGCGGGAAAAAGAAAAAGTGGTTAAAACCAAGGAGaaggaagaaaagaaagagaaagaaaaggagAAAGAGAAGAAAGCTTCACCTCCACCTCCACCACCTCAGAAGCCTGAGAAAAGGGCAGCGGTGACAGAACGAGGGAAGGTGAAGGAGGAGAAGAGGAGCACTGCGCAGGAGAAGAAGACTGAACGCTCCGCCAAACCTCAGCCACCAAAGGTGAAGGCTGAACCTCCGCCTAAGAAACGAAGGATGTGGCTGAAGGAAGTACCCTCATCCTCAGATTCAGACTCCTCAGCAAGTGCGGATGAAA CAGTCTCAGTAAAAGCAGGCCTGAACACACGTGCAATGCGTGAGATGTACCGGAGCTACGTGGAGATGCTGGTCAGTACGGCCCTCGACCCGGACATGATTCAGGCTCTAGAAGACACAGAAG ATGAGTTATATCTTCCTCCAATGCGCAAGATCGACAGCCTTCTCAGTGAGCAGAAGAGGAAGCTTTTGAAAAGAGTCAATATGAACTCTCTGCACCAG